In a genomic window of uncultured Sphaerochaeta sp.:
- a CDS encoding DUF4867 family protein: protein MASNPFQIPQALIAQNPLTMILRIDSSAFSQYGRVLKDLSVDKLIEKADLLTEIPKEGNLYVADLEALHQEVQAEALGQYFGYQEIEIGYCNGKNETINGVEYHKSPELFIAVTDCLQFLTRFDRLKEFSTVDTLDAELFYFPKGSAVLIDPQVLHLAPCAVHKEGFKSIIVLPKQTNEPLSEAMLEAKRLSDDAETRILFKQNKWMLAHPQRHQLIRVGVPIGLVGPNRGVLPLD, encoded by the coding sequence ATGGCAAGCAATCCCTTTCAGATCCCCCAGGCTCTCATCGCACAGAATCCCCTGACCATGATCCTTCGCATCGACTCGTCTGCCTTTTCGCAGTACGGAAGAGTGCTGAAAGACCTTTCGGTGGACAAGCTCATCGAAAAGGCCGACCTGCTGACAGAGATCCCAAAGGAGGGAAACCTCTATGTTGCAGATCTTGAGGCTTTGCATCAGGAAGTGCAGGCAGAGGCCCTGGGGCAGTACTTTGGATATCAGGAGATTGAGATCGGATACTGCAATGGGAAAAATGAGACCATCAATGGGGTTGAGTACCACAAGAGCCCTGAGCTCTTCATTGCAGTCACGGACTGCCTGCAGTTCCTCACCCGCTTTGACCGGCTCAAGGAGTTCAGCACTGTCGACACCCTCGATGCAGAACTGTTCTACTTCCCCAAGGGAAGCGCAGTCCTCATCGACCCCCAGGTGTTGCATCTTGCTCCCTGTGCAGTGCACAAGGAGGGCTTCAAATCCATCATCGTCCTGCCCAAACAGACGAACGAGCCCTTGAGTGAAGCAATGCTGGAAGCGAAGCGGTTGAGTGATGATGCAGAAACCCGCATCCTCTTCAAACAGAACAAATGGATGCTTGCCCATCCGCAGAGGCACCAACTCATCAGAGTCGGGGTCCCCATCGGCTTGGTTGGACCAAACCGTGGAGTACTGCCACTGGATTGA
- a CDS encoding TIGR01212 family radical SAM protein (This family includes YhcC from E. coli K-12, an uncharacterized radical SAM protein.) translates to MESPYRSYSEHLRRTYGQAVYRIGVDAHFSCPNRQGDGSGGCAYCDGTGSASTYLRHRESRFKHDSAFQDAVSAHAQREPMELAARIALVEKQVARGKQFISNRYHSQLYSLYFQAYTNTYDSIGALKALYDAGLEQGPFVELIVSTRSDCIDDEVVALLGSYQNRVKRVWVELGLQTADEQTLSLLERNEGVKHYISAVNSLHSAGIGVCTHVILGLPGEGKDAYMRTAQLVNQVHSEAVKIHNLHVCGGTRLDGWYRQGEVSVASMRRHVQQSILFLRCLNPSIVIERMMCETPSHRLVSPRHFADKHQFLEAVRAEMHEKGYRQGDNYAW, encoded by the coding sequence ATGGAAAGTCCCTATCGCTCCTATTCCGAGCATTTGCGCCGAACCTACGGCCAGGCTGTCTATCGCATTGGGGTGGATGCACACTTTTCCTGTCCCAACAGGCAAGGCGATGGAAGTGGTGGTTGTGCCTACTGTGATGGAACCGGCAGCGCATCCACCTATTTGCGTCATCGCGAGAGCAGGTTCAAACATGACAGTGCATTCCAGGATGCAGTTTCTGCTCATGCACAACGAGAGCCCATGGAGCTCGCTGCTCGCATCGCACTGGTGGAAAAGCAGGTCGCTCGGGGCAAACAATTCATTTCCAACCGATATCACTCGCAGTTGTACTCGCTCTACTTTCAGGCATACACCAATACGTATGACAGCATTGGAGCACTCAAGGCTCTCTACGATGCCGGCCTGGAACAGGGGCCCTTCGTCGAACTGATTGTTTCCACCCGTTCCGACTGCATCGATGATGAGGTGGTCGCTTTGCTGGGCAGCTACCAGAACCGGGTGAAACGGGTCTGGGTTGAGCTTGGCCTGCAGACTGCAGATGAGCAGACCCTGTCCCTGCTGGAACGTAATGAAGGGGTAAAACACTACATTTCTGCAGTAAATTCGTTACATTCTGCGGGTATTGGTGTTTGTACTCATGTAATACTCGGTCTTCCGGGAGAAGGGAAGGATGCCTATATGCGGACTGCACAGCTGGTGAACCAGGTGCACAGTGAGGCAGTGAAAATTCACAACCTCCACGTCTGCGGGGGAACGAGGCTCGATGGGTGGTACCGCCAGGGTGAGGTCAGTGTGGCTTCGATGCGGCGGCATGTGCAGCAGAGTATTCTTTTTCTCCGCTGTCTCAACCCCTCGATTGTCATTGAGCGGATGATGTGTGAAACTCCCAGTCATCGACTCGTCTCGCCCCGTCACTTTGCCGACAAGCATCAATTTCTTGAGGCGGTGAGAGCTGAGATGCATGAGAAGGGATATCGACAAGGGGATAACTATGCGTGGTAG
- a CDS encoding FumA C-terminus/TtdB family hydratase beta subunit codes for MRELVLPISQQDILSLQPYEQVLVSGKLYVGRDQVHKLLASLLEENQPLPIGLEGACIYYMGPSPAPEGRVIGSCGPTTSARMDPFAPLLLDHGLKVMIGKGPRSKQVVEAIKRNQALYLQAYGGCGALYASCVRSARTVAFAELGPEALLELEVEQMPVVVAITATGASVFDR; via the coding sequence ATGCGTGAACTTGTGTTGCCGATTTCTCAACAGGATATCCTTTCCCTCCAACCGTATGAGCAGGTGCTGGTGAGCGGAAAGCTCTATGTGGGCCGTGACCAGGTGCACAAGCTGCTTGCGTCATTGTTGGAAGAAAACCAGCCGCTACCCATCGGCTTGGAAGGGGCCTGCATCTACTACATGGGGCCATCACCTGCGCCGGAAGGGAGGGTGATCGGCTCCTGCGGTCCCACGACCAGTGCACGGATGGATCCGTTTGCTCCGCTTCTGCTCGATCATGGTCTGAAGGTCATGATCGGCAAGGGACCTCGGTCGAAACAGGTGGTGGAGGCGATCAAGCGCAACCAGGCCTTGTATCTGCAAGCCTATGGAGGGTGTGGTGCCCTGTACGCCTCGTGTGTCCGTTCCGCCAGGACCGTGGCGTTTGCTGAACTCGGACCGGAAGCCCTGCTTGAGCTTGAGGTGGAACAGATGCCGGTTGTGGTCGCCATTACGGCAACCGGAGCAAGTGTGTTTGACCGATAG
- a CDS encoding iron-containing alcohol dehydrogenase has protein sequence MIASIASPVHIVSCTALDGKTLADVLCCTAGRMAPLKVAVVLDNAPIKEKDLLVEYLKSVFDVQVFSEVQPNPRTADIMRMFSDNRFAESDLVLGIGGGSVLDSAKALAMLATNEGELDQYLGQSATRSIQKRALPLVLIPTTAGTGSEVTKVGVYTSDSGRKYTLGSPLMHAHTALLAANLLDGVPLSLCAATGLDALDHSLESIWNKNSTPLTRHLAKEAALKVLTTLPKLYAAIKNGTSERRALQMEMLQASCEAGIAFNLTGTASGHAISFVLSEEWHIPHGLSCAFTLPDVFAWAVQDRNNRDELASLSHALHPDLEDEEALVRRLAEDINDLLSSLGIPKTFYELSLTLDSTQIRSLFQRAMEDPKLHNQTPPMQEEDLFRLLEAKL, from the coding sequence ATGATAGCAAGCATCGCAAGCCCTGTGCATATCGTTTCCTGCACCGCTCTTGACGGAAAAACCCTGGCTGACGTGCTTTGTTGCACGGCAGGCAGGATGGCCCCCCTGAAGGTGGCGGTGGTGCTCGACAATGCACCGATCAAGGAGAAGGACCTCTTGGTCGAGTACCTGAAATCGGTGTTCGATGTCCAGGTCTTCTCTGAGGTGCAGCCAAATCCAAGGACCGCCGACATCATGCGCATGTTCTCCGATAATCGGTTCGCAGAATCGGACCTGGTGCTCGGCATCGGAGGGGGAAGCGTACTCGACTCGGCGAAAGCCCTGGCAATGCTTGCCACCAACGAGGGAGAGCTCGACCAGTACCTGGGACAGAGCGCCACCAGAAGCATCCAGAAGAGGGCCCTGCCATTGGTGCTCATTCCCACCACAGCGGGGACAGGATCGGAAGTCACCAAGGTAGGGGTCTATACCTCAGACAGTGGGCGCAAGTATACCCTCGGCTCACCGCTGATGCATGCACATACCGCACTGCTTGCGGCAAACCTCCTTGACGGGGTTCCGCTCTCCTTATGCGCAGCAACCGGCCTGGATGCCCTCGACCACAGTCTGGAATCCATCTGGAACAAGAACAGTACGCCTCTTACCCGCCATCTGGCAAAGGAAGCTGCCCTGAAGGTGCTTACCACCCTCCCAAAGCTGTATGCTGCCATCAAAAACGGGACATCAGAGCGAAGAGCACTGCAGATGGAGATGCTTCAGGCCTCCTGTGAGGCAGGAATCGCCTTCAACCTCACCGGGACTGCCAGCGGGCATGCCATCTCCTTTGTGCTTAGTGAGGAGTGGCATATCCCCCATGGCCTGAGCTGTGCTTTCACCCTGCCGGATGTCTTTGCCTGGGCTGTCCAGGACAGGAACAACAGAGACGAACTTGCTTCGCTCTCCCATGCATTGCATCCTGACCTGGAGGACGAAGAGGCACTGGTGCGTCGTCTGGCAGAGGACATCAACGACCTGTTGTCTTCCCTTGGGATACCGAAGACTTTTTACGAGCTCTCCCTCACGCTGGACAGCACGCAGATCCGCAGCCTGTTCCAACGTGCCATGGAGGATCCCAAACTGCACAACCAAACCCCTCCCATGCAGGAAGAAGACCTGTTCCGGCTGTTGGAGGCAAAACTGTGA
- a CDS encoding HIT family protein: METIFTKIMEGRIPSVRLHEDELCFVILDINPVNKGHLLIISKECYPTVADCPDATLFHLMLVAKRADAKLRDILHCDATNLIINNGKAGGQEVPHLHLHVIPRWENDMKSIHLQKETYTDGEMAEYGKKLEF, translated from the coding sequence ATGGAAACGATTTTCACGAAAATTATGGAAGGCAGGATTCCTTCGGTCAGACTCCATGAGGATGAGCTTTGTTTTGTCATTCTCGACATCAATCCGGTCAACAAAGGGCATCTTCTGATCATCTCCAAAGAGTGCTATCCTACTGTTGCCGATTGCCCGGATGCAACACTTTTCCACCTGATGCTCGTCGCAAAACGTGCCGATGCAAAACTTAGGGACATCTTGCATTGCGATGCGACGAACCTGATCATCAACAACGGGAAGGCTGGCGGACAGGAAGTGCCTCATTTGCACCTGCACGTCATTCCCCGCTGGGAAAACGATATGAAGAGCATCCATCTTCAAAAAGAGACCTATACGGACGGCGAGATGGCCGAGTATGGGAAAAAACTGGAGTTCTGA
- a CDS encoding fumarate hydratase has translation MKLADRIANELMHAVSHLSEDVLDRIRWAQKTETSEASRAVLDAIAKNLELADAHSLPMCQDTGMFLVFVDVGKTCPLGLAAIENAILEGCALAVSKAYYRRSVVEEPVYERTNTQTNLPPVIWWQPVEGSSLTIHILLKGFGSENCCQVRMLNPTCGEEGVIEAVKSIVLSAGGKPCPPIFLGVGLGGSMDRAAYLSKRALLRPVDQHHQDARYAALEEKILAAVQETEIGGGGLGGVITALGAAVEQEPTHIAGLPLAVSINCWADRKAKVVWEGEDA, from the coding sequence ATGAAACTCGCTGATCGTATTGCCAACGAACTTATGCATGCCGTTTCCCACCTGTCAGAGGACGTGCTTGATCGCATCCGCTGGGCACAGAAGACAGAGACCAGTGAAGCAAGCAGGGCCGTCCTTGATGCCATTGCGAAGAATCTGGAGCTTGCCGATGCCCACTCCCTGCCCATGTGTCAGGATACCGGAATGTTCCTGGTTTTCGTCGATGTGGGCAAAACCTGCCCGCTCGGTCTTGCCGCCATCGAGAACGCCATTCTTGAAGGGTGTGCCCTTGCGGTGAGCAAGGCATATTACCGCCGTTCGGTGGTGGAGGAGCCGGTCTACGAGCGAACCAACACCCAAACGAATCTTCCTCCAGTCATTTGGTGGCAGCCGGTGGAGGGCTCCTCGCTGACCATCCATATCCTGCTCAAGGGTTTCGGCAGTGAGAACTGTTGCCAGGTCCGCATGCTCAATCCGACCTGTGGGGAAGAAGGTGTCATAGAAGCGGTCAAAAGCATCGTCCTGTCTGCCGGAGGAAAGCCCTGTCCTCCCATCTTCCTGGGAGTGGGTCTCGGTGGGAGCATGGACCGCGCTGCATACCTGAGCAAGCGTGCCCTGCTGCGGCCGGTGGATCAGCATCACCAGGATGCGCGCTATGCAGCACTGGAAGAGAAGATTCTTGCGGCGGTGCAGGAGACGGAGATCGGAGGCGGTGGCCTTGGTGGTGTCATCACCGCCTTGGGCGCAGCGGTTGAGCAGGAACCCACCCATATCGCCGGTCTCCCGTTGGCGGTATCCATAAACTGTTGGGCTGACCGCAAGGCCAAGGTGGTTTGGGAGGGCGAGGATGCGTGA
- a CDS encoding YjjG family noncanonical pyrimidine nucleotidase, producing MYRHLFFDADGTLFDFDRAEQQAFTLMAQELSLPDDQDAFSLYKKSNETCWKEFERGVISLAQLKTLRFERFFSALAIEGNSALSSSRYQTHLAHQGILFAESIEVLETLKRRGYALYLASNGIAEVQRGRIKAAGIGSYFKGIYISEELGVQKPDTRFFRYMLEQEQLLADKKSCLMIGDSLSSDIKGGFDFGLDTAWIRTGTSEPKDVQPTYTLSQVNDLLNLLTSPL from the coding sequence ATGTACCGCCATCTTTTCTTCGATGCAGACGGAACTCTGTTCGATTTCGACCGTGCCGAGCAACAGGCCTTCACCCTGATGGCCCAGGAACTCTCCCTACCCGATGACCAAGATGCCTTCTCCCTCTACAAAAAGAGCAATGAGACGTGCTGGAAGGAGTTCGAACGGGGAGTGATCAGCCTCGCCCAGCTCAAGACCCTGCGCTTCGAGCGCTTCTTTTCTGCCCTCGCCATCGAGGGAAACAGTGCGCTGTCCAGCAGCAGATACCAAACCCATCTCGCTCATCAGGGAATACTCTTTGCAGAGAGCATCGAGGTCCTTGAGACGCTCAAGAGAAGAGGGTACGCACTCTACCTTGCATCCAACGGCATTGCTGAGGTGCAGCGGGGCCGCATCAAGGCAGCAGGCATCGGCTCCTATTTCAAGGGAATCTACATCAGTGAGGAACTCGGGGTGCAGAAACCCGATACCCGCTTCTTCAGGTACATGCTTGAACAGGAGCAGTTGCTTGCAGACAAAAAAAGCTGTCTCATGATCGGAGACAGCCTCTCGAGTGACATCAAAGGCGGGTTTGACTTCGGCTTGGATACGGCATGGATCAGAACGGGAACCAGTGAGCCGAAGGATGTGCAACCGACGTATACCCTTTCTCAGGTGAACGACTTGCTCAACCTCCTCACATCCCCTCTTTGA
- a CDS encoding antibiotic resistance protein VanZ, with protein sequence MIVRTVGIAFTVLVVILVLYLSFIPKEAYPRISWIPFADKGDHMAAYAAFGFFFFLATLRIPGSGKQRKVQEKPHSTLHLTSWAGPSIIYTLVAGTLLGLMVELMQPAFGRTREWLDLAADFMGLVVGIAVVLLILKLIGSYFTTHPWLYDPNWKDEVDETR encoded by the coding sequence ATGATCGTTCGGACGGTGGGAATAGCCTTCACGGTGTTGGTGGTGATCCTGGTCCTCTATCTCTCCTTCATTCCAAAGGAAGCATACCCGCGCATTTCCTGGATTCCTTTTGCAGACAAGGGTGACCATATGGCTGCCTATGCAGCTTTCGGGTTTTTCTTTTTCTTGGCAACCCTGAGGATCCCTGGTTCGGGAAAACAGCGCAAGGTGCAGGAGAAGCCGCACTCAACACTTCATCTGACCTCCTGGGCGGGTCCTTCCATCATCTACACACTGGTTGCCGGGACACTGCTGGGTCTCATGGTTGAACTGATGCAGCCGGCATTCGGTCGTACACGCGAATGGCTGGATTTGGCTGCAGACTTCATGGGTCTGGTGGTAGGCATTGCAGTTGTCCTGCTCATACTCAAACTGATAGGATCATATTTCACCACGCACCCGTGGTTGTATGATCCCAATTGGAAGGATGAGGTAGATGAAACTCGCTGA
- a CDS encoding FKBP-type peptidyl-prolyl cis-trans isomerase, whose translation MKNLLPVRLAPFLVLLLFAGCNRPVQATLPEQKVTEPVMNAPVEKTVEIRDAIADLEKPISLDDRFSYTYGYMLFTTLQQQGFDNLSASYFAKGALDAGKDAGLFTQEEMTQILHEVQTNLLQKAQQERTKIASENLQAAEDFLSSNREQEGISVTDSGLQYRILVQGEGEKPTEESIVEVDYQILLLNGRVIDSSYERGQSSSFQLKAIMVPGFIEGVKLMETGSKYRFWIHPSLAYGEEGTQAVEPNSLLIVEVELKAVKEGM comes from the coding sequence GTGAAGAACCTCTTGCCCGTACGTCTCGCACCCTTTCTTGTTTTGTTGCTTTTTGCAGGTTGCAATCGTCCCGTCCAGGCTACGTTGCCGGAACAAAAGGTCACAGAGCCTGTAATGAATGCACCTGTTGAGAAGACTGTGGAAATCAGGGATGCCATTGCTGATCTGGAGAAACCCATCTCCCTTGATGATCGGTTCAGCTATACCTATGGGTATATGCTCTTTACCACCTTGCAGCAACAGGGTTTTGATAATCTCAGTGCATCCTATTTTGCGAAGGGTGCGCTTGATGCAGGAAAGGATGCTGGTCTTTTCACCCAAGAAGAGATGACGCAGATACTGCATGAAGTGCAGACGAACCTCTTGCAGAAGGCTCAGCAGGAGCGCACCAAGATTGCCTCTGAGAATTTGCAGGCTGCAGAGGATTTCCTCTCTTCGAACAGGGAACAGGAAGGGATTTCGGTTACCGACAGTGGCCTGCAATATCGCATCCTCGTCCAAGGGGAAGGCGAAAAACCCACCGAAGAGAGTATCGTAGAAGTTGATTACCAGATTCTTCTGCTCAACGGACGGGTCATTGACAGTTCCTACGAGCGAGGCCAGAGTTCCTCGTTCCAGTTGAAAGCGATCATGGTCCCCGGTTTCATCGAAGGGGTGAAGCTGATGGAAACAGGGTCAAAGTACCGATTCTGGATTCATCCCAGCCTTGCGTATGGGGAAGAAGGAACCCAGGCGGTCGAACCAAACAGCCTGCTGATAGTCGAAGTGGAGCTGAAAGCCGTCAAAGAGGGGATGTGA
- the fusA gene encoding elongation factor G, translating to MADLQNLRNIGISAHIDSGKTTLSERILYYCNKIHEIHEVRGKDGVGATMDSMELERERGITIASAATNVTWKGTEINVIDTPGHVDFTIEVERSLRVLDGAVLVLCSVGGVQSQSITVDRQMKRYHVPRIAFINKCDRTGANPYRVKKQLVEKLGLNAVLMQIPIGLEERLEGVVDLVTMKALYFDDGPNMDQLREAEIPAELLEEAQAKREELLDGVSMCSDELMEAMLEDNVTVELLHKAIREATIRLEMVPVLMGSAYKNKGIQALLDAVVSYLPNPTDVVNKALDLDKNESEVILQSNEDLPPVILAFKLEDGQYGQLTYIRVYQGKVKKGDELYNTRSRKKFRVGRLIRMHAAAMEDLNEAGCGEIAALFGIECASGDTFCDPKLNYSLSSMFVPTPVISLAIKPVDKKAADNMGKALNRFTKEDPTFRSFVDPESNQTIIQGMGELHLEVYVERMKREYKAEVEVGQPEVAYREAITQRADFNYTHKKQTGGSGQYARVAGYIEPLPDPAEGEDLKEYEYVDEVKGGAIPTEYIPSCDKGFQTAVKKGSQLGFPVIGVKAVVNDGAWHPVDSSDQAFQTAALNAFREAFEKAKPVILEPIMKVEVVAPNEFQGSVFASINQRRGLIISSTEDNAMCTVIAEVPLSEMFGYSTVLRSLTQGKGEFTMEIGKYGRVPVGVSEQLKKDYQEKRRKEQK from the coding sequence ATGGCTGACTTGCAAAACTTGAGGAACATCGGAATCAGTGCCCACATCGATTCGGGTAAGACTACGCTCTCCGAACGTATCCTCTACTACTGCAATAAGATCCACGAAATTCATGAAGTTCGTGGTAAGGATGGCGTTGGCGCCACCATGGATAGCATGGAGCTTGAGCGCGAACGTGGTATCACCATCGCAAGTGCTGCTACAAACGTCACTTGGAAGGGAACGGAGATCAACGTCATCGACACTCCGGGACACGTGGACTTCACCATCGAGGTCGAGCGCTCCCTGCGCGTGCTTGACGGTGCTGTGCTTGTTCTGTGTTCCGTCGGTGGTGTGCAGAGTCAGTCGATCACGGTTGACCGGCAGATGAAGCGCTACCATGTTCCCCGCATCGCCTTCATCAACAAGTGCGACCGTACCGGTGCAAACCCGTATCGCGTCAAGAAGCAGCTGGTGGAGAAGCTCGGCCTGAATGCAGTGCTGATGCAGATTCCCATTGGGCTTGAGGAACGCCTTGAGGGTGTGGTTGACTTGGTCACCATGAAGGCTCTCTATTTCGATGATGGTCCCAACATGGACCAGCTTCGTGAGGCTGAGATTCCTGCTGAACTGCTTGAGGAGGCCCAGGCCAAGCGCGAAGAGCTGCTTGACGGTGTTTCCATGTGTTCTGATGAGCTGATGGAAGCCATGCTTGAGGACAATGTGACGGTGGAGTTGCTGCACAAGGCAATCCGCGAAGCCACCATTCGTCTTGAGATGGTCCCCGTTCTCATGGGTTCGGCCTACAAGAACAAGGGTATCCAGGCTTTGCTTGATGCTGTTGTCAGCTACCTGCCCAATCCGACCGATGTTGTCAACAAGGCTCTCGATTTGGATAAGAATGAGTCTGAGGTCATCCTCCAGTCCAATGAGGATCTTCCCCCGGTCATCCTGGCATTCAAGCTTGAGGATGGTCAGTATGGTCAGCTTACCTACATCCGTGTCTACCAGGGCAAGGTGAAGAAGGGTGACGAGCTCTACAATACCCGCAGCCGCAAGAAGTTCCGCGTTGGTCGTTTGATCCGCATGCACGCTGCTGCCATGGAAGACCTGAATGAAGCAGGTTGCGGTGAGATTGCTGCACTGTTCGGCATTGAATGTGCCAGCGGTGACACCTTCTGTGATCCGAAGCTCAACTACTCCCTGTCCTCGATGTTTGTTCCCACACCGGTTATCTCACTGGCCATCAAGCCGGTGGACAAGAAGGCTGCGGACAACATGGGCAAGGCGCTCAACCGCTTCACCAAGGAAGACCCGACGTTCCGTTCATTTGTCGACCCCGAGTCCAACCAGACGATCATCCAGGGCATGGGTGAGCTCCACCTCGAAGTCTATGTCGAGCGCATGAAGCGCGAGTACAAGGCAGAGGTAGAGGTCGGTCAGCCTGAGGTTGCATATCGTGAAGCCATCACCCAGCGTGCCGACTTCAACTATACCCACAAGAAGCAGACTGGTGGTTCCGGTCAGTATGCCCGCGTTGCCGGCTATATTGAGCCGCTTCCAGATCCGGCTGAGGGTGAGGATCTCAAAGAGTACGAGTATGTTGATGAGGTCAAGGGTGGAGCAATCCCGACCGAGTACATCCCCTCCTGTGACAAGGGTTTCCAGACCGCTGTCAAGAAGGGCAGTCAGCTCGGCTTCCCGGTCATCGGCGTAAAGGCTGTGGTCAACGATGGTGCATGGCACCCCGTCGACTCCTCCGACCAGGCGTTCCAGACTGCTGCACTCAACGCATTCCGTGAAGCGTTCGAGAAGGCCAAGCCGGTCATCCTCGAGCCGATCATGAAGGTTGAGGTTGTCGCACCCAATGAATTCCAGGGCAGCGTGTTCGCCTCGATCAACCAGAGACGTGGTCTTATCATCAGCTCCACTGAAGACAATGCCATGTGTACCGTAATTGCAGAGGTTCCTCTCTCCGAGATGTTCGGGTATTCCACCGTACTTCGCTCCCTTACCCAGGGCAAGGGCGAGTTCACGATGGAAATCGGCAAGTACGGAAGAGTGCCGGTTGGTGTTTCCGAGCAGCTGAAGAAGGATTATCAGGAGAAGCGCCGCAAGGAGCAGAAGTAA
- a CDS encoding sulfite exporter TauE/SafE family protein has translation MSGALLLSGLVVFVTHTLEAITGFGCSVLAMPFVSSLLGVHMAVKVITFLAWFLALYLVVRNYAKIDWKQYAIITGCMLIGLPVGMYLFRTQQSDTLNLMLALFIIIVSLSQLYRLARGGAPQAPLTKKTALPYYLLLVAGGVIHGIFSSGGPLVVLYATRTLPDKGRFRATLCLLWTTLNTIILATYFLEGSVTREIAVSTGILIPFVVAGIIVGERIHNKVDQKKFSLIVFSMLLLTGVFMLISR, from the coding sequence GTGAGCGGCGCCCTGCTGCTCAGTGGCTTGGTGGTATTCGTCACGCACACACTCGAAGCCATCACCGGCTTCGGGTGCTCGGTGCTTGCCATGCCCTTTGTCAGTTCCCTTCTGGGAGTGCACATGGCAGTGAAGGTCATCACCTTCCTTGCCTGGTTTCTTGCGCTCTACTTGGTGGTGAGAAACTACGCAAAGATCGACTGGAAACAGTATGCGATCATCACCGGCTGCATGCTCATAGGCCTTCCTGTGGGAATGTATCTGTTCAGAACCCAGCAGAGCGATACCCTCAACCTTATGCTTGCCCTCTTCATCATCATCGTCTCCTTGAGCCAGCTGTACAGATTGGCACGAGGAGGGGCTCCCCAGGCTCCACTGACCAAGAAAACGGCACTCCCCTACTACCTGCTGCTTGTTGCCGGGGGTGTCATTCATGGCATCTTCTCCTCAGGCGGCCCTTTGGTGGTGCTCTATGCAACCCGAACGCTCCCGGACAAGGGACGTTTTCGTGCAACGCTCTGTCTCTTGTGGACCACGCTGAACACCATCATCCTGGCCACCTACTTCCTGGAAGGATCTGTGACCAGGGAGATTGCTGTCTCCACTGGCATTCTCATTCCGTTTGTGGTGGCAGGCATCATCGTCGGAGAAAGGATCCACAACAAAGTCGACCAGAAGAAATTCTCGCTCATCGTCTTTTCCATGCTCCTGCTGACAGGAGTCTTCATGCTCATCTCGAGGTAA
- a CDS encoding DUF308 domain-containing protein, which translates to MQDTFFKRHLMLATIFGSFLVVLGIYLMFQQESFVRIFISILGLFLVGSGVASLFALRSYSLGRRTKTATLVQAILSIVLGLVAVIVPLSAANVSWTLMLSLIAIELIFSALISFLDAILLRKSELPVSALLGEGVFSLVVAVLLFVFPQQIGSMLLKLFGVVIIAMGLGMVLWSVRIRKINRQFSQTVIEAEAVVVDESGN; encoded by the coding sequence ATGCAGGACACGTTTTTCAAGCGGCATCTGATGCTGGCGACGATATTCGGCTCGTTTCTCGTGGTGCTTGGCATCTATCTGATGTTCCAACAAGAGTCGTTCGTACGGATCTTCATCTCCATCCTGGGGTTGTTCCTGGTAGGATCTGGTGTGGCCAGCCTCTTTGCCCTACGCTCCTACTCCCTTGGTCGTCGGACGAAGACTGCAACGCTCGTCCAAGCCATTCTCAGCATCGTGCTTGGTCTGGTCGCTGTCATAGTCCCCCTTTCCGCAGCAAATGTGAGCTGGACGCTGATGCTCTCCCTCATTGCCATCGAATTGATCTTCTCTGCCTTGATCTCCTTTCTCGATGCCATTTTGCTCCGCAAGAGTGAGCTTCCTGTTTCTGCACTGCTGGGCGAAGGGGTCTTCTCCTTGGTGGTGGCGGTTCTGTTGTTCGTATTTCCCCAACAGATCGGCAGCATGCTGCTCAAGCTCTTTGGCGTGGTGATCATAGCCATGGGCCTCGGGATGGTCTTGTGGTCGGTGAGGATACGAAAGATCAACCGTCAGTTTTCACAGACGGTGATCGAGGCTGAGGCCGTGGTGGTTGACGAGAGCGGGAACTAG